The following coding sequences are from one Cetobacterium somerae ATCC BAA-474 window:
- a CDS encoding lysophospholipid acyltransferase family protein codes for MYKIQYLIFKIFRYILLLFPEKTRFKFAEKLGIIGYYLIKKRRLIALANLKLAFPDKTYEERKKIAKESYKIMAKAFISTLWFEDYLKTNVELEDFDRVSSVKENGNGIVVALIHMGNMEASLKAGEKYKSVTVAKAQRNPYIDNFITEARRKLNVVLLKKSKQTSRDLLEQIEEKNVIALFSDHRDKGATVNFFGEETVSPTGAINIALKHNLPIVIGYNVMHEDNTCTTYFTKELELVRTNSFKNDVKVNTQLMMNLIENIIKNHPNQWMWFHDRWKLYKKIKNENIKG; via the coding sequence ATGTATAAAATTCAGTATTTAATATTTAAAATTTTTCGTTATATTTTACTTCTATTTCCAGAAAAAACAAGGTTTAAATTTGCTGAGAAATTAGGAATTATAGGTTATTATCTTATAAAAAAGAGAAGATTAATAGCCTTGGCAAATTTAAAGCTGGCTTTTCCAGATAAAACGTATGAAGAAAGAAAAAAAATAGCAAAAGAGTCATATAAAATAATGGCAAAAGCTTTTATTTCAACATTATGGTTTGAAGATTACTTAAAAACAAATGTAGAGTTAGAGGATTTTGATCGAGTATCTTCGGTAAAAGAGAATGGAAATGGAATTGTTGTTGCTCTTATACATATGGGAAATATGGAAGCTAGTTTAAAAGCTGGTGAGAAATACAAAAGTGTAACTGTAGCAAAAGCTCAAAGAAATCCATATATAGATAATTTTATAACAGAAGCAAGAAGAAAGTTAAATGTAGTATTATTAAAAAAATCTAAGCAAACTTCTAGAGATTTATTAGAGCAAATAGAAGAAAAAAATGTAATTGCATTATTTTCAGATCACAGAGATAAGGGAGCAACAGTTAATTTTTTTGGAGAAGAAACTGTTTCACCAACAGGAGCTATAAATATAGCATTAAAACATAATTTACCAATAGTTATAGGTTATAATGTAATGCATGAGGATAATACTTGTACAACATATTTTACAAAAGAGTTAGAATTAGTTAGAACAAATTCATTTAAAAATGATGTAAAAGTTAATACTCAACTTATGATGAATTTAATAGAGAATATAATAAAAAATCATCCAAATCAATGGATGTGGTTCCATGATAGATGGAAACTTTATAAAAAAATAAAAAATGAGAATATAAAAGGCTAG